A window of the Xiashengella succiniciproducens genome harbors these coding sequences:
- a CDS encoding nucleotide sugar dehydrogenase has product MFQQLIEKKAVLSVTGLGYVGLPIALEFARKMKVIGFDLNSERVELMRKHIDPSNELDASAFEGCDIEFTSNPADLAKASFHVVAVPTPINEHKLPDLKPLLGATTSVGRALKKGDYVVFESTVYPGCTEDDCVPILERESGFKLNKDFKVGYSPERINPGDKEHTLTKILKIVSGSDEEALREISKVYGAIIKAGIYEASSIKVAEAAKIIENTQRDVNIALMNELSLIFNKLNINTYEVLEAAGTKWNFLKFSPGLVGGHCIGVDPYYLTYKANELGIHSRIINGGRMINDDMASYIANQIVKRLISAGHAINGSRVLVMGATFKENVSDIRNSKVADMVYELKSFSVNVDVVDPHASSKELIKEYGFGLVDAPTGKYHAVVVAVNHNEFLKLSDEEFKNLCVENGLFVDIKGAFRKRDIGLEYLSL; this is encoded by the coding sequence ATGTTTCAACAGTTAATTGAGAAAAAGGCAGTATTGTCCGTAACTGGTCTTGGATATGTAGGACTTCCTATTGCGCTTGAATTTGCACGTAAAATGAAGGTAATAGGATTTGACTTAAACAGCGAAAGGGTCGAACTTATGCGCAAGCATATAGATCCCAGCAACGAATTGGATGCATCTGCATTCGAAGGTTGTGATATCGAGTTTACAAGCAATCCAGCAGATTTGGCAAAGGCCAGTTTTCATGTTGTGGCTGTACCTACTCCTATTAATGAACACAAACTGCCTGATCTCAAGCCTTTGTTGGGTGCTACCACATCTGTTGGAAGGGCGCTGAAAAAGGGTGACTATGTTGTGTTTGAATCAACTGTATATCCTGGTTGCACCGAAGATGACTGTGTCCCAATCCTGGAGAGAGAATCAGGATTCAAACTCAATAAGGATTTTAAGGTAGGCTATTCTCCTGAGCGCATTAACCCGGGTGATAAAGAGCATACGCTAACGAAAATTTTAAAGATCGTATCCGGAAGCGATGAGGAGGCTCTCAGGGAAATATCCAAGGTCTATGGTGCAATTATTAAGGCTGGTATCTATGAGGCCAGTTCTATTAAAGTTGCCGAGGCTGCTAAAATTATAGAGAACACTCAACGTGATGTCAATATCGCGTTGATGAACGAACTCTCGCTTATATTCAACAAGCTTAATATTAATACTTACGAGGTGCTTGAAGCAGCAGGTACAAAGTGGAACTTCCTTAAGTTCTCTCCTGGTCTTGTAGGTGGACACTGTATTGGTGTGGATCCTTATTACCTGACCTACAAGGCTAACGAACTAGGTATTCACTCAAGGATTATAAATGGTGGACGCATGATCAATGACGATATGGCATCGTATATTGCTAACCAGATAGTAAAGCGTCTGATTTCAGCCGGTCATGCAATCAATGGCTCAAGAGTACTAGTTATGGGTGCTACCTTTAAGGAAAATGTTAGTGATATCCGCAATTCTAAAGTTGCCGATATGGTATATGAGCTGAAATCTTTTAGTGTCAATGTTGATGTTGTTGATCCGCATGCTTCATCAAAAGAGTTGATAAAAGAATACGGTTTTGGACTTGTTGATGCACCAACAGGCAAATACCATGCTGTTGTGGTTGCCGTCAACCACAACGAATTCCTCAAGTTAAGCGATGAAGAGTTCAAAAATCTTTGTGTTGAAAACGGACTCTTTGTTGATATCAAAGGAGCCTTCCGCAAAAGAGATATTGGTCTGGAATACCTAAGCCTCTGA
- the sppA gene encoding signal peptide peptidase SppA has product MNKFFKYFLAVIAGALVSVFILTMGFFMIISSLASSASQEVKVKDNSILVLDLNGAITERNSNDILADLTAELTGSEPSVGLNQVLKAIKQAKDDDRIKGIYLESGMPSTGYATIEEIRNALLDFRASGKFIYSFNSTYSQKGYYLATAGDKVYLNPEGMLDFQGLAGSYTFYKGLLEKLGVEVQVFKHGEFKSAVEPYILDKMSDPARLQAEVYLNSMWNHILNSISASRGLTVEELNSAASMVPVMLPGEQLLDLKLIDGLRYKDEVISELKALTNTEDNDDLNAIGVRAYSSVYLPKEKKKGLEKNKIAVIYAEGAIDDASSSGGIDSEELSRTIREARRDSSIKAIVFRINSPGGSGLGSEIIWREVKLAKETKPVVVSMGDYAASGGYYIACAADTIIAHPTTLTGSIGVFSIVPNAQKLINKIGITTDRVVTNEFADFPSLDRPFNADERRIMQAYIERFYEVFLTRCADGRSVEKEAIGKIGEGRVWSGENAIGINLVDKLGGIDDAIAVAANMAGIETYRIVELPEQLSSIEQLMKSFSGNATAKIMETLLGEEYKVLKTVKSLENAYPIQARIPYEISVN; this is encoded by the coding sequence ATGAATAAGTTTTTTAAGTATTTCCTGGCAGTAATAGCTGGAGCCCTGGTATCTGTATTCATCCTTACCATGGGCTTCTTCATGATCATCAGCAGTCTGGCTTCTTCAGCAAGTCAGGAGGTCAAGGTTAAAGATAATTCTATCCTTGTACTGGACCTTAATGGTGCTATTACTGAAAGAAACAGTAATGATATTTTGGCAGATTTGACAGCTGAGCTAACCGGAAGCGAACCTTCAGTAGGTCTTAACCAGGTCCTTAAAGCCATCAAACAGGCAAAGGACGACGATCGCATCAAAGGAATTTACCTGGAGAGTGGAATGCCAAGTACAGGCTATGCCACGATCGAAGAGATCAGAAATGCCCTTCTGGATTTTCGCGCCTCAGGCAAGTTTATTTATAGCTTCAATTCAACATATTCTCAAAAAGGATACTATCTGGCTACAGCAGGTGATAAGGTATATCTTAATCCTGAAGGAATGCTTGATTTTCAAGGCCTTGCAGGCTCTTACACTTTCTACAAAGGACTACTTGAAAAACTTGGTGTTGAAGTGCAAGTATTCAAGCATGGTGAGTTCAAGTCTGCTGTTGAGCCGTACATTCTTGACAAGATGAGCGATCCAGCCCGTCTGCAGGCTGAAGTATACCTTAATTCTATGTGGAACCATATCCTTAATTCAATTTCGGCTAGTCGTGGGCTAACAGTTGAGGAACTCAACAGCGCTGCATCAATGGTACCAGTAATGTTGCCTGGTGAACAGCTGTTAGATCTCAAACTTATTGATGGCCTCAGGTACAAGGATGAAGTTATCAGTGAATTAAAGGCTCTTACCAACACTGAGGACAACGATGACCTCAATGCTATAGGTGTAAGAGCATATAGTTCGGTATATCTGCCAAAAGAAAAGAAAAAAGGTCTTGAAAAGAACAAGATTGCCGTTATCTATGCCGAAGGTGCAATTGACGATGCAAGTTCATCTGGTGGCATTGACTCAGAAGAACTCTCACGTACTATCCGCGAAGCACGTCGCGATAGCAGCATTAAGGCTATAGTATTCAGGATTAACTCTCCCGGCGGTTCAGGCCTGGGCTCAGAAATCATCTGGAGAGAAGTAAAACTCGCAAAGGAGACTAAGCCAGTTGTTGTATCCATGGGTGATTATGCAGCATCAGGAGGTTACTATATTGCGTGTGCTGCCGATACCATTATTGCGCATCCTACAACTCTTACAGGTAGTATTGGGGTCTTCAGCATAGTACCCAACGCTCAAAAGCTGATCAACAAGATTGGTATTACTACAGACAGAGTTGTAACCAACGAGTTTGCTGATTTCCCATCATTGGATCGTCCATTTAATGCTGATGAAAGGCGAATCATGCAAGCTTATATCGAACGCTTCTATGAAGTATTTCTGACCCGTTGCGCAGATGGAAGAAGTGTTGAAAAAGAAGCCATCGGTAAGATTGGTGAAGGTCGTGTCTGGAGCGGTGAGAATGCAATTGGAATTAACCTTGTGGACAAACTTGGTGGTATTGATGATGCTATAGCCGTTGCAGCAAATATGGCCGGTATTGAAACCTATAGGATAGTCGAACTTCCTGAACAGTTATCATCAATTGAACAGCTAATGAAAAGCTTCTCTGGTAATGCCACTGCTAAAATTATGGAGACCCTGCTTGGAGAAGAATACAAAGTACTGAAAACAGTTAAATCTCTTGAGAATGCCTATCCTATTCAGGCAAGGATCCCATACGAGATTTCAGTTAACTAA
- the radC gene encoding RadC family protein translates to MAQYSKLTIKDLAVEDRPREKLLHKGMASLSDAELLAILIGSGSRKESAVDLARKIMAGFNNNLNELGKAEVNELTGRFHGIGEAKAVTIVAAMELGRRRRLEESLEKPTIRSSTDAFNIMNPLIGDLPHEEFWILMLSRSNRLIHQYNLSKGGMTGTVIDVRMVMKRALETRASSLILVHNHPSGNIRPSDADIRITEKLRDAGKIMEVPVIDHIIVTDNSYFSFADENLL, encoded by the coding sequence ATGGCTCAATACTCAAAACTTACAATTAAGGACCTTGCAGTGGAGGACCGTCCGCGCGAAAAACTGCTACACAAAGGAATGGCCTCACTTTCAGATGCAGAACTTCTTGCAATACTTATTGGATCCGGAAGCCGAAAAGAATCCGCTGTTGACCTTGCCAGGAAAATAATGGCCGGGTTCAACAATAACCTAAATGAACTAGGTAAGGCTGAGGTGAATGAGCTTACCGGACGCTTTCATGGCATTGGAGAAGCAAAGGCAGTTACAATAGTTGCCGCAATGGAACTCGGCAGAAGACGCAGGCTTGAGGAATCACTCGAAAAACCGACTATCAGAAGCAGCACTGATGCCTTCAACATAATGAATCCACTAATTGGCGACCTGCCTCATGAAGAGTTTTGGATACTTATGCTTAGTCGATCCAACAGACTGATTCACCAGTACAACCTGAGCAAGGGTGGAATGACAGGTACTGTCATAGATGTAAGAATGGTTATGAAACGAGCTCTAGAGACAAGAGCATCTTCTCTGATTCTGGTACACAATCACCCCTCAGGCAATATCAGGCCAAGTGATGCTGACATCAGGATAACAGAAAAACTCAGGGATGCCGGCAAAATTATGGAGGTCCCTGTAATAGACCACATCATTGTCACGGATAATTCCTACTTTAGCTTTGCTGACGAAAATCTGCTATAG
- the upp gene encoding uracil phosphoribosyltransferase: MKINIINKPASIFNQFIAELRDRDIQTDPMRFRRNLERIGEIFAYEVSKVLSYKEKDIQTPLGIAKESVLTDNVVIASILRAGIPLHNGILNIFDRSENAFVSAYRKYDEAGKFEIHIEYISSPDLNGKTVILADPMLATGASLELAYRALLSKGTPAHVHIVSIIASQAGVDYICKAMEREPVTLWLAAVDEELNAKSYIVPGLGDAGDLAYGSKL; this comes from the coding sequence ATGAAGATCAACATAATTAACAAACCTGCGTCGATTTTCAACCAATTCATAGCTGAATTAAGGGATAGGGACATCCAGACCGATCCCATGCGCTTTCGCCGCAATCTTGAACGTATTGGTGAAATCTTTGCCTACGAAGTAAGTAAGGTTCTTAGCTACAAAGAAAAGGACATCCAAACCCCGCTGGGAATAGCAAAAGAATCCGTTTTGACTGACAATGTAGTAATTGCATCAATCCTTCGTGCCGGAATCCCTTTACACAACGGAATCCTCAACATTTTCGACCGTAGCGAGAATGCATTTGTTTCAGCATACAGGAAGTATGATGAGGCTGGAAAGTTTGAGATTCACATAGAGTATATTTCATCTCCCGATCTTAATGGGAAAACCGTTATCCTAGCAGATCCAATGCTAGCAACAGGGGCTTCACTTGAGCTGGCATACAGAGCTCTGCTTTCAAAGGGTACCCCGGCTCATGTACATATTGTCAGCATAATTGCAAGTCAGGCAGGTGTGGATTACATATGCAAGGCTATGGAAAGAGAACCTGTCACATTGTGGCTTGCTGCTGTAGATGAGGAACTGAATGCAAAATCCTATATAGTACCCGGTCTGGGAGATGCTGGAGACCTTGCTTATGGTTCCAAACTATGA
- a CDS encoding GNAT family N-acetyltransferase, translating to MKIIAGELCVRDINLDDADSYLEIFGNPEVARYDDFQPITSDDLVADMARLIRQTDESRIQEYGVYLQPDNKMIGVITIERKRLYYYLGYHFNPAFHGKGFAVRSVRAFVDALDEDKKSRLRLVSDPENKASLALAGKLGFKFLKRRKHKGAPELVFVYR from the coding sequence ATGAAGATAATAGCCGGGGAACTTTGTGTGCGAGACATCAACCTTGACGATGCCGATTCTTATCTTGAGATTTTTGGGAACCCTGAGGTTGCCAGGTACGATGATTTTCAACCTATTACCAGTGATGACCTGGTTGCGGATATGGCACGTCTGATAAGGCAGACAGATGAGAGCCGCATACAGGAATATGGCGTCTATCTGCAACCCGACAACAAGATGATAGGGGTAATCACTATTGAGAGAAAGCGTCTTTACTACTATCTTGGATATCATTTCAACCCTGCCTTCCATGGAAAGGGCTTTGCTGTCCGTTCAGTAAGGGCTTTTGTTGATGCACTGGATGAAGATAAAAAGTCCCGTCTCAGACTGGTGTCGGATCCTGAAAACAAAGCCTCACTTGCCCTGGCCGGCAAGCTGGGATTTAAATTTTTGAAGAGACGCAAGCACAAGGGAGCTCCTGAGCTGGTGTTTGTTTACAGATAG
- the metK gene encoding methionine adenosyltransferase, with translation MGYLFTSESVSEGHPDKVADQISDAILDELLRQDPHSRVACETFVTTGLVVVGGEIKTSGYVPVQKVVRRVIERIGYNKSEYKFDAGSCGIISVIHEQSEDINRGVDRDSEENQGAGDQGMMFGYACKDTEDYMPLALHLSHLLLLELAAIRREAKQMTYLRPDSKSQVTLEYSDDNRPVRVHTIVVSTQHDPFDDDEERMLAKIKEDVQNILIPRVIKKLNSSIAGLFRDFILHVNPTGKFVIGGPHGDTGLTGRKIIVDTYGGKGAHGGGAFSGKDCSKVDRSAAYAARHIAKNMVAAGVADEMLVQIAYAIGVAQPVGVYVNTYGTSKVKLTDGEIATHVQKLFDLRPGMIIRRLGLKNPIFEATAAYGHMGRKPYTDLVTFIENGKEVKKEVEFFTWEKLDYVDSIKKEFGL, from the coding sequence ATGGGATATTTATTCACTTCAGAGTCTGTTTCAGAAGGCCATCCGGACAAAGTAGCAGATCAGATTTCAGACGCAATTCTTGATGAACTGCTTCGCCAGGATCCGCATTCACGTGTGGCATGCGAGACCTTTGTTACAACAGGTTTGGTTGTAGTTGGTGGTGAGATCAAAACCAGTGGTTATGTTCCGGTGCAGAAGGTTGTAAGGCGTGTTATTGAGCGTATAGGTTACAACAAATCTGAGTATAAGTTTGATGCCGGTTCATGTGGTATTATTTCTGTTATTCATGAACAATCAGAAGATATCAACAGAGGAGTTGACCGTGATTCGGAGGAGAATCAGGGGGCTGGTGACCAGGGAATGATGTTTGGTTATGCATGCAAGGATACTGAGGATTATATGCCACTTGCACTTCATCTGTCACACCTGTTGCTTTTAGAGCTGGCTGCCATACGTCGTGAGGCTAAGCAAATGACCTATCTTAGACCGGACTCCAAGTCGCAGGTGACCTTGGAATATTCAGATGATAACAGGCCGGTAAGGGTTCACACTATAGTAGTGTCTACTCAGCACGATCCATTTGATGACGATGAGGAGAGGATGCTTGCAAAGATCAAGGAAGATGTACAGAATATTCTGATCCCAAGGGTAATCAAAAAACTTAATTCTTCAATTGCCGGTTTGTTCAGGGACTTTATCCTCCATGTCAATCCTACAGGTAAATTTGTAATTGGTGGTCCACATGGAGATACCGGACTTACAGGTCGTAAGATTATTGTTGACACATATGGAGGCAAAGGAGCCCACGGTGGAGGCGCTTTCTCAGGTAAAGATTGTTCCAAGGTGGACCGTTCAGCAGCCTATGCAGCACGTCACATTGCCAAGAATATGGTGGCAGCTGGAGTGGCAGACGAAATGCTTGTTCAGATAGCATATGCTATTGGAGTGGCTCAGCCTGTAGGTGTATATGTCAATACATATGGAACGTCAAAGGTTAAGTTGACTGATGGTGAAATTGCCACCCATGTTCAGAAGCTATTTGACCTTCGTCCTGGTATGATAATACGTCGCCTGGGACTAAAGAACCCGATTTTTGAGGCTACTGCTGCTTATGGGCATATGGGACGCAAGCCATATACGGACCTCGTTACCTTCATTGAGAATGGCAAGGAGGTTAAGAAAGAAGTTGAATTCTTTACATGGGAGAAGCTTGATTACGTTGATTCAATAAAGAAGGAATTTGGATTGTAA
- the lpxK gene encoding tetraacyldisaccharide 4'-kinase, producing the protein MQLFRLFLLPFSFVYCAVSTIRNKLFDLGILKSQSYKLPLISIGNITVGGTGKTPVTELLLHTLGDKYKCATLSRGYGRKTKGVILAGDADNCNTIGDEPMQMKLKFPGITVAVAEKRVEGMARLLNRDEKPEVILLDDAFQHRYVKPGLSILVIDYNRPPWKDFCLPAGNLREPISALKRSDIILVNKCPHNLSKEKAELIRNKLRPASHHKLFFSVIQYEEPLCLGNTNNKLSFRDKLAENGEALVAVAGIGNPQPFYESLRQFGVPLRTLSFRDHHNFSQADLKKIEEEGCNKNTRRPEVITTEKDAVRMISSGFLTESLKERLWYLPIRIEVLFDQQDIFEKIITDYVESHY; encoded by the coding sequence ATGCAATTGTTTCGATTGTTTCTGCTCCCATTCTCCTTTGTCTATTGTGCTGTCAGCACGATCCGAAACAAGCTTTTCGATTTGGGAATACTCAAGTCTCAATCATACAAACTTCCATTAATTTCCATAGGCAATATCACAGTTGGAGGCACCGGGAAAACACCGGTTACCGAACTGCTATTACACACTCTGGGTGATAAATACAAATGTGCCACCCTGTCAAGGGGCTATGGAAGGAAGACGAAAGGAGTTATTCTTGCCGGAGATGCAGATAATTGCAATACAATTGGCGATGAGCCAATGCAGATGAAGCTCAAATTCCCCGGTATTACAGTGGCTGTAGCTGAGAAAAGAGTGGAAGGTATGGCCAGGCTTTTAAATCGTGACGAAAAACCCGAAGTCATCCTACTGGATGATGCTTTCCAACACAGATATGTAAAACCTGGTCTGTCAATCCTTGTAATTGACTACAACAGACCTCCGTGGAAGGATTTCTGTCTTCCTGCAGGGAATCTCAGGGAACCAATATCTGCACTCAAACGTTCCGACATAATCCTTGTAAACAAATGCCCTCACAACCTGAGTAAAGAAAAAGCTGAGCTAATCCGCAATAAGCTGAGGCCTGCATCCCACCACAAACTGTTTTTCAGCGTTATACAATATGAAGAGCCCCTTTGTTTGGGAAACACCAACAATAAGCTTAGCTTTAGGGATAAACTTGCAGAGAACGGAGAGGCATTGGTAGCAGTGGCTGGAATTGGAAATCCCCAGCCCTTCTATGAGAGTCTCAGACAATTTGGTGTACCTTTGAGGACCCTTAGCTTTAGAGATCATCACAACTTTAGTCAAGCCGATCTTAAAAAGATAGAAGAAGAGGGATGCAATAAAAACACTAGGCGACCAGAGGTGATAACAACAGAAAAAGATGCCGTTCGCATGATATCATCAGGATTCTTAACTGAGTCACTTAAGGAGCGTCTCTGGTATTTGCCCATAAGAATTGAGGTATTATTTGATCAACAGGATATTTTTGAAAAGATAATTACAGATTATGTTGAAAGCCATTATTGA
- the rpsT gene encoding 30S ribosomal protein S20 produces the protein MANHQSSKKRIRQTVTRNLRNRYYAKTTRNAIKALRLTTEKAAASELYPKVASMIDKLAKKNIIHKNKAANLKASLANHINSLA, from the coding sequence ATGGCAAATCATCAATCATCAAAGAAGAGGATCAGGCAGACCGTTACCCGTAATCTGAGGAACAGGTATTACGCAAAAACTACACGTAATGCTATCAAGGCTCTGCGTCTGACCACGGAGAAAGCTGCTGCATCAGAGCTTTATCCGAAAGTGGCGTCCATGATTGACAAATTGGCTAAGAAGAATATTATTCACAAGAATAAAGCTGCAAACCTGAAGGCCAGTTTGGCAAACCATATTAATTCCCTGGCTTAA
- a CDS encoding riboflavin synthase, which produces MFSGIVEEAATVVALEREEGNLHISLKSSFTSELKIDQSVAHNGVCLTVVKTVGDVYTVTAIAETLQKSNLGLLSIGDKVNLERSMPMNGRLDGHIVQGHVDQTAVCTEVKEADGSWYFTFRYDFDKAKAEQGYMTVEKGSVCVNGVSLTVVNSRIDSFSVAIIPYTYCHTNFHQIKPGTVVNLEFDIVGKYISRIMALRNS; this is translated from the coding sequence ATGTTTTCCGGAATAGTTGAAGAGGCTGCAACAGTTGTTGCATTGGAAAGGGAAGAGGGCAATCTACATATAAGCCTGAAGAGTTCGTTTACCAGCGAGCTTAAAATAGACCAGAGCGTAGCGCATAATGGAGTCTGTCTTACGGTTGTAAAGACTGTTGGCGATGTTTATACTGTTACAGCTATTGCCGAAACCTTACAAAAGTCAAATCTCGGTTTACTTTCAATAGGGGATAAGGTCAATCTTGAGCGTAGCATGCCAATGAATGGCCGCCTTGACGGCCATATAGTTCAAGGCCATGTCGATCAGACTGCTGTTTGTACCGAAGTAAAGGAAGCTGATGGAAGCTGGTATTTTACTTTTAGATACGACTTTGATAAAGCTAAGGCAGAACAGGGATATATGACTGTTGAGAAAGGCTCAGTTTGCGTGAACGGTGTTAGCCTGACAGTGGTAAACAGCCGTATAGACAGCTTCTCAGTTGCGATAATTCCCTATACTTATTGCCATACCAATTTCCATCAAATCAAACCGGGTACTGTTGTTAACCTGGAATTTGATATAGTAGGGAAATACATTAGCCGGATTATGGCTCTCAGGAATTCCTGA
- the folK gene encoding 2-amino-4-hydroxy-6-hydroxymethyldihydropteridine diphosphokinase: MKVLILLGGNEGDTPTIFQLAIELIARRAGRVVAVSSLYESSPWGFEAKRNFLNCVLELETTLEPEVLLDTLLKVEGELGRKRPEGIGYASRPIDIDILFIDNLVIDSDALIVPHPRLHLRRFTLLPLNELWAGWLHPVFGKTVGDLLQDCEDQGMVKLHSHSLEP, encoded by the coding sequence ATGAAAGTATTAATTCTGCTTGGGGGAAATGAAGGAGATACTCCTACTATATTCCAGTTGGCTATTGAGTTGATAGCCAGAAGGGCAGGCAGGGTTGTTGCTGTATCTTCCCTGTATGAAAGCAGTCCCTGGGGATTTGAGGCAAAGAGGAATTTCCTCAATTGTGTACTGGAACTAGAGACAACTTTGGAACCTGAGGTCTTACTTGATACACTTCTTAAAGTTGAGGGAGAGCTTGGACGAAAAAGGCCGGAAGGCATTGGTTATGCCTCCCGGCCAATAGATATTGATATCCTGTTTATTGATAATCTTGTAATTGACTCTGATGCTTTAATAGTTCCCCATCCTCGTCTTCACCTACGACGTTTTACCCTGTTACCACTAAATGAATTGTGGGCCGGATGGCTTCATCCGGTATTTGGTAAAACAGTCGGTGATCTGTTACAGGACTGTGAAGATCAGGGTATGGTCAAACTCCATTCTCATAGTTTGGAACCATAA
- a CDS encoding NAD-dependent epimerase/dehydratase family protein gives MILVSGGTGLVGSHLLFLLTEKGYPVRAIYRNRKNISETERIFRFYKEDAQQQLDLIEWVEADVTDYYALVDALQGVKHVYHAAARVSFNPGESELMLQVNTEGTANLMNACLQVGIEKVCYVSSVSSLGKNLESNIIDENVEWQPDDYRSAYSYSKFRAEMEVWRASKEGLPVVIVNPSVVIGPVNWKRSSGRLFYSVKKGMPFYTNGGAGFVDVRDVARAAVMLMESDVVNERYILNSENLTYKEFFTIVAKALGKRPPFIRASKWITELGWRINLVLCAIAGKAPAITKDTARTAHSVSYYSAEKFSTQFNYKFLPISEAVENASRWFKKQ, from the coding sequence ATGATATTAGTAAGCGGCGGCACAGGATTGGTAGGTTCACATCTGTTATTTCTTCTCACTGAAAAGGGCTATCCTGTCAGAGCAATTTACAGAAATAGAAAAAACATCAGTGAAACAGAAAGAATCTTCAGGTTCTATAAGGAAGATGCACAGCAACAGCTTGATCTTATAGAATGGGTTGAAGCAGATGTTACCGACTATTATGCCCTTGTTGATGCACTGCAAGGTGTTAAACACGTATATCATGCTGCTGCCAGGGTGTCATTCAATCCCGGCGAATCTGAACTGATGCTTCAGGTAAATACCGAGGGGACGGCCAATCTGATGAATGCCTGCCTCCAGGTAGGCATTGAAAAAGTCTGCTACGTTAGTTCGGTTTCCTCCCTTGGCAAGAATCTTGAAAGCAACATTATTGACGAAAACGTGGAATGGCAACCTGATGATTACCGCTCTGCGTATTCATACAGTAAGTTCAGGGCCGAAATGGAGGTGTGGCGCGCATCCAAGGAAGGACTTCCTGTAGTAATAGTCAATCCCTCCGTTGTAATAGGTCCGGTAAACTGGAAAAGAAGCAGTGGACGTCTCTTTTACTCTGTCAAAAAAGGGATGCCATTCTACACTAACGGAGGTGCAGGTTTTGTCGATGTGCGTGATGTAGCCCGTGCTGCTGTAATGCTTATGGAGAGTGATGTGGTCAACGAACGCTACATCCTCAACAGCGAAAACCTGACATACAAGGAATTCTTTACCATAGTAGCAAAAGCACTTGGTAAACGACCTCCCTTTATTAGAGCCAGTAAATGGATTACAGAACTGGGATGGAGAATTAATCTTGTATTATGTGCCATTGCAGGCAAGGCTCCAGCTATTACCAAGGATACAGCCCGAACTGCACACTCAGTATCATACTACTCAGCGGAAAAGTTTTCTACGCAGTTTAACTATAAATTTCTGCCGATAAGTGAGGCTGTCGAGAATGCTTCAAGATGGTTTAAGAAGCAGTAA
- the nagB gene encoding glucosamine-6-phosphate deaminase, which yields MENQTIVGQQTKVNTQIFDTPEEGARYVAAKIAAFINKRNSEGLPTVLGLATGNTPIPLYMELVRLHKEEGLSFKKVISFNLDEYYPISPDDVNSYHYFMFKHLFSHIDIDRANVHIPVGTLAEHMINEYCEGYERMIREAGGIDIQILGIGRAGHIGFNEPGSQLNDITRLVTLNPLTISDAAGDFGGAEFVPRKALTMGVRTIMEARKVFLLGWGEKKTEILAKAIEGQVGIEVPASFLQKHKDTEFILDKGAASKLACCKY from the coding sequence ATGGAGAATCAAACTATTGTCGGACAGCAAACAAAGGTTAACACTCAAATTTTCGATACTCCCGAGGAAGGCGCAAGGTATGTAGCTGCCAAAATTGCTGCATTTATAAATAAGAGGAACAGTGAAGGATTGCCCACGGTATTGGGCCTTGCTACTGGAAATACTCCAATACCACTTTATATGGAACTTGTTAGGCTTCACAAAGAGGAGGGATTGAGTTTTAAAAAAGTGATTAGTTTCAATCTGGATGAATATTATCCAATATCACCTGACGATGTAAATAGCTATCACTACTTCATGTTCAAGCATCTTTTCTCACATATAGATATAGACAGGGCAAATGTTCATATACCAGTAGGCACTTTGGCTGAACATATGATTAATGAGTACTGTGAAGGTTACGAAAGGATGATCAGGGAAGCCGGCGGTATTGACATACAGATACTAGGAATAGGACGTGCCGGTCACATTGGTTTTAATGAACCCGGATCTCAGCTTAATGATATTACTCGTCTTGTGACACTGAATCCTTTGACCATAAGTGACGCAGCTGGGGATTTTGGTGGAGCTGAGTTTGTACCAAGGAAAGCTTTGACCATGGGTGTCAGGACTATTATGGAAGCCAGAAAGGTCTTTCTACTGGGATGGGGAGAGAAGAAGACTGAGATACTTGCTAAGGCAATTGAAGGGCAAGTTGGTATTGAGGTGCCAGCGTCTTTCCTTCAAAAACATAAGGATACTGAATTTATTCTTGACAAGGGTGCAGCATCAAAGTTAGCCTGCTGCAAGTACTGA